The DNA region tgttgtaatatggggcatttaaaatgtcaataaaagtactttacaaTAACTGTTTTGTAAAGCCATTGTACTTCCATATATTGTGTCACAGCCAGAGTTCAGATGGATTCAACAGTGTTCATCTTTGGATCATGGGGTTTATCAAACTTGACAAAAAGAGATTTAGCTGGCATCAAGACAAACACAGATcatagaaggaaaaaaaagatccaATTTCTATATTAGACCCTGTATGAGCCACAAAACAGAGAAATCATTGAGTATCCAGCCCAATGGGCGTATACCACaggctgtttatataaatgtacatagctaacctgctagccgccatgttccaaacggGAAGTAATCGttggtgcacttccagctccatcgactctggttccaattcactttctatggaaaaactctgtcccctctctctgtaactattGTGACTTTTCTTAGTATCCTGCTCAAACGAGTGTCTAGTTTTGCTACttgttttatcttttctttACTTGTGACGACCCTACaatcttgtgttttgtttccaggGCAACATGAGCAGAGGAAACAGTTTATTTTTCCGCAAACTTCCCGCAGGAAAGACGTACGCTCTGGAGCAGAAGAGATTTTTTTAAACCCAACCATCGGGATCATTGTTTAAAcgcactaaaaaaacaaaatcaacatttttgcCTAATACTCGGTTTGGCACTTAAGTCTTGTTTTGTATGCACTCGTTTCTTATGTCTTTTATTTACACCATCCCATCAATGTTCGGCTGAATAACGACGATTAACTTTTATTACATGTCAGAAAATATCTAAGTGCccccatatttttatatagaaacCATGGACTAATCATATGGCGAGACGTCTTGGAAAACCCCAGTCTGCATGTGATCTGCTAATAGACATGTTAAAATGGCGATAACGCAAATGTAGACAGGACCTTGTTGTACGATTTTTGTCTGGTTAAATGTTAATTATTGTAGCTCCCCCTGCTGAGTGGAGGCTGGAGCGGGTGGAGAGATGTGGGGTAATGGTTGTGGAGCATGTGTGATGTGGAGACGCCTGAACCTCTTCATATAGTCAAGTGCTTGTACGAACTGACTGACCCAATAAATAATGCTTTTTTTGCATttggcttttgtgttttttaaatatttgtaaaaggtaaagaggtggaacgtaacaaTGTACAATACAAGTAGTAAATGTACTTTAGTATAGGTAACTGTTCTTTTACAGTGggtaattttacttttaattcagtacatttgagagcagtatctgtactttctactccactacatttttaactggactgaagtgttttgtttttgtctgagacctgctgaaaagtctgagggtttatttttaacatgttcataatttgcgcaacaaaaatatacaaataataaacagaAAGAACAAGTGACAATTGTTTGTGTTGAACAACCAGACCTCAACatgtgcacaaaatactttttactcttaaagtacccttctaaaatgtacttatactattgatttttttcatgtgatacttttacttgtatgtttgcaccagtatctgtacttttaagaaaactgagtacttcttccaccacagaAAACAAATTGCTTCAAGCTTCTTTTGACACAGAAATAGTACCAGTCTTGAGTCTTGTACTTTTCAGATTTCTCACTACAAACACTCGGTGAACACTAATGTATTTCCCATTGACTGTTTAGTATACAAATGTAAATAGTCTATGGTATTTCTCCATAATTATGAATAGTTAAGCTACTCTTGAGGCAAAAGGTGAGTAGAGTAACAGCaacttttaataaaaatgcattggcTTTATATAATGTGTAATCCCCATTTTGAAAGTCTATAATTTCCAACAGAAAAACAATTTCACACAGAACAAATGAGTGATTTTATTTTCCGTCATGTCTTTACGATCAGATTTACATGAAACAAGAACATCACATATTAGCATCAACCATGAACAAAACGTTGGCCAATCTCTGACTGTTTATCTCCCCCGCGGTTTCTCTGAATTCTAAACTACTGATATTTTgtgccaattttgattattttccccaaattatgtaaagtaaattcactacaaactccccacaattttttttttccaccacaCACCTATAAAAGAGCGGTGTGGTCACATTCTGTGCAGCTATCTCTTCGTattaaagtgttttcttttcgGTGTTAAAACCCGTTCTTTCATTTATAACTTTTAATCAGAAGATCTTGGACATTTTTCTCCACATTTCGTCAAATTCAAACCCATTAAACTAGCTGCTGGTTGTTGCCGCGCTCGTGGTTTCCTCCGCTAGGCCGAGGGTGTCGTTGTGAAGTGCGCTGTGCTCCGTCATCTCTTTTCTGTTTGTGACCGTGTGACCGCACTGGACGCACGtgtagcgccccctggtgtGCTGCCAGAGAATGCGTTTCTCAAGGGAGGCGCCTAAAAGAGAAACAAAGATTCAAAGTGGGGGTATTTAAAGTGCCCATTTTAGGCtactctgatctctgttctaatgttgtttcctcatcacaaacagacctggagttgtgtttaaactccatctccaaagctcaaaacgctctgttccaccttgtgatgtcatgaagtggtagttttcaagtcaacagctccttttacctttagttcagtagagattgacaattccagggctgaaatgatccaaatgattctaaaaatgaaggtgtgtggagtttaaaaacacagtggagcacttcctgtattaccacatgatgacatcacaaggtggaacaaagtgttttcagtttgagagaaggactcagcctaaatctgcagggtttgcgtgttaaacatgtgtgaatgaaacaaaacacaactccaggtctgtttgtgacgaggaaacaacattaaaaccgATCAGAGAACAGTGCAATATTTCCTGGTCGGTGAAACGTACCTTGACCGGCTCTCCAGACGTTTGCGGTGGGAGTCTGTGGACTTACTCTCATCGGTTCTGAGTTTTCTGGTGTTTTCGGTCTCTGGTGAGTTTGACCTTCGGGTGGGCTCGCTCTGGGCTGCGTCTCCAGGTTTGGACCGAGCTGCTGGTTGTCTTTTGAAAATAAAGCGTTCACTGTTGAGTCTATGATATGTTGAATTAAATGAGGTGGAGCCAGGTCGCTGTTTGGAGCGGGGGGAGCGGGGGCGTTGGACTGTGGGGGGACAGGTGGGTGGTTGGGTGGGGTTGGGATGGGCTGAAGTTGTtgtggtggaggaggtgcgGGGCTCAGATTGTCCTGTGGGGGCGCTGTTGGTTTCGTTGGGTCTACTTCCATCGGGGCAGGAGGTGTAGAGGAGGcggagggagagggggtgaggTTTATCTTGGGTTTGGGTGCTTTGGAGCAGGAGCGCAGGTGATGGAGGAGTCCACGGTACGATCGCAGTTTGGCGTGACAGCTCTCGCACCTACAGGCAGAAGGCGGTATTACATTTGGTGAACACATCAGGTCTTATCCATGTGTACATGTATATAGACTTTTCATATAGAGTGCAACCTTCAGAATCGGCAGCATTTAAAGCTtcactatgtcatttttatggtgagattttattgttttgtcagGATGGTTCCATAGCATGAGCGGAaacatctattttgcatttattacaggagtgttttgttcataaataatttgaaaacatacattcttccTTCTCCATAGGTCTAATATGTAACTTAGAATACTGGAGtaacctgcttatctccatggagacagatgaaagttctacagtatggcataaaattttAGACAAAGTAACAATATCTCCAAGTagactctaccagaaaagttacatagtgcatttatAAAAGGCCccattctctgatctgttctaatgtcgttttctcgttacaaacagacctggagttgtgttttgtttcattcacacttgttttaacacaaaactctgcacatttaggctgaggagttcttctctcaaactgaaaacactccgttccaccttgtgatgtcatcacgtggtgatacaggaagtgctccactatgtttttaaactccacacaccttcatttatagaatcatttggatcctttcagtcctggaactgtcaatttctactgaactaaaggaaaaggagctgttgaaaacttgaaaactaccacttcatgacatcacaaggtggaacagagcgttttgagctttggagatgtagacagactaataataaagtgttatgcaaacatgtgtgaatgaaacaaaacacaactccaggtctgtttttgaggaggtaaccgcattataacatgacttaaactacaagagtcagttttgcgtaataagGACCTTTAAGTTGAAGGAGATAAAACTCACAGGAAGTAGACGTTTGGTTTGTGGTGGTGTCTCAGGTGCTGCATCAGTTTCTGCATGTTTGGGAATGAGCCACCGCAGCCGATCATCGAACACATCATGGTTTTACCTGAAGAGGAGACACACCGAACGCTCAGATAAGGAAGGTTATTTAAAgaactttgcagctgatgtcatcaacattccctggagatgtgatgctaactgtaggcactgctctgtctgaagctctgttattcaTGTTAGATTTAAATCTGAGCAATCTGACCGTAAAACTATGACAAGTGAGCTGAtttttgctgttaaacaagtctctcacatttaaaattacagtaggaagctagcattagccaacagttttgtTACtctcagttagtcactctcagctttttgttgaaaatcaaaccctTAAACAGGAACATAAACACTGGGATtgatcacaagctcctgaaactttttgtcagtgtttgctaatatgtgcattgtgtctccatggtaactgcagaacattccaccatagagtcACACGTAGAACCCCCCCCAGCATAATGTCACTGCATAGCATTGATATTACTTTG from Periophthalmus magnuspinnatus isolate fPerMag1 chromosome 3, fPerMag1.2.pri, whole genome shotgun sequence includes:
- the znf414 gene encoding zinc finger protein 414; amino-acid sequence: MMSSGGVVAENRNEGNKRLSCPVYGCKRVYNDANSLQTHVKEHEIPAQSLPGKTMMCSMIGCGGSFPNMQKLMQHLRHHHKPNVYFLCESCHAKLRSYRGLLHHLRSCSKAPKPKINLTPSPSASSTPPAPMEVDPTKPTAPPQDNLSPAPPPPQQLQPIPTPPNHPPVPPQSNAPAPPAPNSDLAPPHLIQHIIDSTVNALFSKDNQQLGPNLETQPRASPPEGQTHQRPKTPENSEPMRVSPQTPTANVWRAGQGASLEKRILWQHTRGRYTCVQCGHTVTNRKEMTEHSALHNDTLGLAEETTSAATTSS